One region of Miscanthus floridulus cultivar M001 chromosome 19, ASM1932011v1, whole genome shotgun sequence genomic DNA includes:
- the LOC136528823 gene encoding glutamate receptor 3.4-like isoform X1, with protein sequence MAPLRVMLLRLALLAVAAVTVTAAGGARPSEVAVGALFTYDSTIGRAARLAIELAVDDVNADRTVLAGTQLNLLAQDTNCSGFLGTIEALQLMERNVVAVIGPQSSGIGHVISHVVNELHVPLLSFAATDPTLSASEYPYFIRTTISDYFQMNAIASIVDYYQWKEVTAIFVDDDYGRGGVSALGDALAAKRARISYKAAIPPNSNTDVVNDVLFKANMMESRVMVVHVNPDTGMRIFSVANKLQMMASGYVWIVTDWLAAVLDSSTSRDRKDMSHLQGLIVLRHHTPESDAKNKFISKWNNAARNRSITSGLNSYGFYAYDSVWVVARGIDQFLNSGQQINFSTDPMLHDSNGSTLHLSTLKIFDGGEQMLQQLLLTNFTGLTGPVQFNSDRNLVYPAYEILNIGGSSSRLIGYWSNYSGLSVAAPEILYQRPPNTSSLAQRLYNVVWPGDSTTTPKGWVFPNNGQPLRVGVPMKPSFKELVAGGKGPDNVTGYCIDIFNAAIKLLPYPVPCQFITIGDGRKNPNYDDIINMVAANSLDAAVGDFAIVRNRTKIAEFTQPYIESGLVIVAPVKQATSSAWAFLKPFTLEMWCVTGALFIFVGIVVWILEHRSNEEFRGSPRRQLITIFWFSFSTMFFSHRQNTVSALGRFVLIIWLFVVLIINSSYTASLTSILTVQQLASGITGIDSLISSGLPIGYQDGKFTRNYLIEELNIPEYRLVPLNTIQEYSDALKRGPKDGGVAAIVDEMPYVEIFLSYHCNFGIVGQEFTKEGWGFAFKRDSPLAADLSTAILQLSESGQLQRIHDEWFTRPSCSSDDSEVGATRLGLGSFWGLFLVCALICLLALVVFFIRIWWQYNKYSNSEAAGEPSAAATAAAAADAAAAAAATDAVERQRRPSRLGSFKEIIQFVDKKEEEIKRTMKRRLSEKDNQAAGSSDKDNQAAGSSDAHSVPSA encoded by the exons ATGGCCCCGCTCCGGGTGATGCTCCTCCGCTTGGCGCTGCTCGCCGTGGCCGCGGTCACGGTCACGGCGGCGGGCGGGGCGCGGCCCAGCGAGGTGGCCGTGGGCGCGCTCTTCACCTACGACTCCACCATTGGCCGCGCCGCGCGCCTTGCCAtcgagctcgccgtcgacgacgtCAACGCCGACCGCACCGTCCTCGCCGGGACACAGCTCAACTTGCTCGCCCAGGACACCAACTGCAGCGGCTTTCTTGGGACCATCGAAG CATTGCAGCTAATGGAAAGAAATGTGGTTGCTGTTATTGGCCCACAATCCTCCGGGATAGGCCATGTCATCTCCCATGTTGTTAATGAGCTACATGTACCTCTTCTATCATTTGCGGCTACAGATCCAACCCTTTCTGCATCAGAGTATCCGTACTTCATCAGGACAACCATAAGTGACTACTTCCAAATGAATGCCATTGCTAGCATTGTTGATTACTATCAGTGGAAAGAGGTGACTGCTATATTCGTTGATGATGATTATGGGCGAGGTGGTGTGTCGGCACTTGGTGATGCGCTTGCAGCAAAGAGGGCGAGGATTTCATATAAAGCAGCTATTCCTCCCAATTCAAATACAGACGTGGTCAATGATGTGCTGTTTAAAGCAAATATGATGGAATCAAGGGTCATGGTTGTGCATGTCAATCCTGACACAGGGATGAGAATATTTTCTGTTGCTAACAAGCTCCAAATGATGGCCAGTGGCTATGTCTGGATAGTAACTGATTGGCTAGCTGCTGTCTTGGATTCCTCGACGTCTAGAGATCGTAAAGATATGAGTCATCTTCAGGGACTAATTGTTCTTCGCCACCACACTCCTGAATCTGATGCCAAGAATAAGTTCATATCTAAATGGAATAATGCGGCTCGTAATAGAAGTATTACTTCTGGCTTGAACTCATATGGTTTTTATGCTTATGACTCAGTTTGGGTTGTTGCTCGTGGTATCGATCAATTTCTCAATAGTGGGCAGCAGATCAACTTTTCTACAGATCCAATGTTGCATGATTCTAATGGCAGCACTCTGCATCTATCAACTCTCAAGATATTTGATGGTGGTGAGCAGATGCTACAGCAACTTCTGCTCACAAATTTTACAGGCCTAACTGGTCCAGTCCAATTTAATTCAGATCGCAATTTGGTATACCCAGCATATGAGATCCTTAACATCGGTGGTTCTAGCTCCCGGTTGATTGGCTATTGGTCCAATTACTCAGGCCTCTCTGTTGCTGCTCCTGAAATTTTGTATCAGAGGCCACCAAATACTTCTTCGCTTGCCCAGCGGCTCTACAATGTGGTTTGGCCGGGTGATTCCAccactactcctaaggggtgggtTTTCCCAAACAATGGCCAGCCTCTGAGGGTTGGTGTCCCAATGAAACCAAGCTTTAAGGAATTAGTGGCAGGTGGAAAGGGCCCTGATAATGTGACTGGTTATTGCATTGATATATTCAACGCAGCAATTAAACTGCTTCCTTACCCAGTTCCATGCCAATTCATAACAATTGGGGATGGCAGAAAGAATCCTAACTATGATGACATTATTAATATGGTTGCTGCCAAT TCCCTTGATGCAGCTGTAGGCGACTTTGCTATTGTGAGAAACAGAACAAAGATTGCAGAATTCACACAGCCTTATATTGAGTCAGGGCTTGTGATAGTAGCACCAGTGAAACAAGCAACTTCAAGTGCCTGGGCTTTCCTTAAACCGTTCACATTGGAGATGTGGTGTGTAACAGGTGCTCTTTTTATTTTTGTGGGGATAGTTGTTTGGATTCTTGAGCATCGGAGTAATGAGGAGTTTCGAGGCTCTCCACGACGACAACTTATAACAATATTTTG GTTTAGCTTCTCAACAATGTTCTTTTCACACA GACAGAACACTGTAAGCGCGCTTGGGCGATTTGTGTTGATCATATGGTTGTTCGTTGTGCTGATCATCAATTCAAGTTATACTGCTAGCTTGACGTCAATCCTCACAGTCCAACAGCTCGCATCAGGAATAACTGGGATCGACAGTTTGATTTCAAGTGGTTTACCTATTGGATATCAGGATGGAAAATTTACCAGAAATTACCTGATTGAAGAGCTCAATATTCCTGAGTATCGATTGGTACCACTAAATACGATCCAGGAGTATTCTGATGCCCTTAAACGTGGACCAAAAGATGGCGGTGTTGCTGCAATTGTTGATGAGATGCCATATGTTGAGATCTTCCTGTCATACCACTGCAATTTCGGAATAGTGGGACAGGAGTTCACCAAGGAGGGATGGGGCTTT GCATTCAAGAGAGACTCCCCCCTTGCTGCAGACTTATCAACAGCCATCCTTCAACTCTCAGAGAGTGGACAGCTTCAGAGAATTCACGACGAGTGGTTCACACGGCCTAGTTGCTCCTCTGATGACAGCGAAGTGGGAGCAACCAGGCTTGGCCTCGGAAGCTTTTGGGGCCTTTTCCTCGTGTGTGCCCTGATATGTCTCTTGGCTCTGGTGGTGTTTTTCATACGAATATGGTGGCAGTATAACAAGTACTCCAATTCTGAAGCTGCTGGTGAGCCCAGTGCAGCAGcaacagctgcagctgcagcagatgctgctgctgctgctgctgccactgaTGCTGTGGAAAGACAGCGGAGGCCATCACGCCTTGGCAGCTTCAAAGAGATTATACAGTTTGTCGACAAGAAGGAGGAGGAAATTAAGAGAACGATGAAACGAAGATTAAGCGAGAAAGATAACCAAGCTGCAGGATCCTCAGATAAAGATAACCAAGCTGCAGGATCCTCAGATGCTCATTCAGTGCCTTCAGCATAG
- the LOC136528823 gene encoding glutamate receptor 3.4-like isoform X3 — protein sequence MERNVVAVIGPQSSGIGHVISHVVNELHVPLLSFAATDPTLSASEYPYFIRTTISDYFQMNAIASIVDYYQWKEVTAIFVDDDYGRGGVSALGDALAAKRARISYKAAIPPNSNTDVVNDVLFKANMMESRVMVVHVNPDTGMRIFSVANKLQMMASGYVWIVTDWLAAVLDSSTSRDRKDMSHLQGLIVLRHHTPESDAKNKFISKWNNAARNRSITSGLNSYGFYAYDSVWVVARGIDQFLNSGQQINFSTDPMLHDSNGSTLHLSTLKIFDGGEQMLQQLLLTNFTGLTGPVQFNSDRNLVYPAYEILNIGGSSSRLIGYWSNYSGLSVAAPEILYQRPPNTSSLAQRLYNVVWPGDSTTTPKGWVFPNNGQPLRVGVPMKPSFKELVAGGKGPDNVTGYCIDIFNAAIKLLPYPVPCQFITIGDGRKNPNYDDIINMVAANSLDAAVGDFAIVRNRTKIAEFTQPYIESGLVIVAPVKQATSSAWAFLKPFTLEMWCVTGALFIFVGIVVWILEHRSNEEFRGSPRRQLITIFWFSFSTMFFSHRQNTVSALGRFVLIIWLFVVLIINSSYTASLTSILTVQQLASGITGIDSLISSGLPIGYQDGKFTRNYLIEELNIPEYRLVPLNTIQEYSDALKRGPKDGGVAAIVDEMPYVEIFLSYHCNFGIVGQEFTKEGWGFAFKRDSPLAADLSTAILQLSESGQLQRIHDEWFTRPSCSSDDSEVGATRLGLGSFWGLFLVCALICLLALVVFFIRIWWQYNKYSNSEAAGEPSAAATAAAAADAAAAAAATDAVERQRRPSRLGSFKEIIQFVDKKEEEIKRTMKRRLSEKDNQAAGSSDKDNQAAGSSDAHSVPSA from the exons ATGGAAAGAAATGTGGTTGCTGTTATTGGCCCACAATCCTCCGGGATAGGCCATGTCATCTCCCATGTTGTTAATGAGCTACATGTACCTCTTCTATCATTTGCGGCTACAGATCCAACCCTTTCTGCATCAGAGTATCCGTACTTCATCAGGACAACCATAAGTGACTACTTCCAAATGAATGCCATTGCTAGCATTGTTGATTACTATCAGTGGAAAGAGGTGACTGCTATATTCGTTGATGATGATTATGGGCGAGGTGGTGTGTCGGCACTTGGTGATGCGCTTGCAGCAAAGAGGGCGAGGATTTCATATAAAGCAGCTATTCCTCCCAATTCAAATACAGACGTGGTCAATGATGTGCTGTTTAAAGCAAATATGATGGAATCAAGGGTCATGGTTGTGCATGTCAATCCTGACACAGGGATGAGAATATTTTCTGTTGCTAACAAGCTCCAAATGATGGCCAGTGGCTATGTCTGGATAGTAACTGATTGGCTAGCTGCTGTCTTGGATTCCTCGACGTCTAGAGATCGTAAAGATATGAGTCATCTTCAGGGACTAATTGTTCTTCGCCACCACACTCCTGAATCTGATGCCAAGAATAAGTTCATATCTAAATGGAATAATGCGGCTCGTAATAGAAGTATTACTTCTGGCTTGAACTCATATGGTTTTTATGCTTATGACTCAGTTTGGGTTGTTGCTCGTGGTATCGATCAATTTCTCAATAGTGGGCAGCAGATCAACTTTTCTACAGATCCAATGTTGCATGATTCTAATGGCAGCACTCTGCATCTATCAACTCTCAAGATATTTGATGGTGGTGAGCAGATGCTACAGCAACTTCTGCTCACAAATTTTACAGGCCTAACTGGTCCAGTCCAATTTAATTCAGATCGCAATTTGGTATACCCAGCATATGAGATCCTTAACATCGGTGGTTCTAGCTCCCGGTTGATTGGCTATTGGTCCAATTACTCAGGCCTCTCTGTTGCTGCTCCTGAAATTTTGTATCAGAGGCCACCAAATACTTCTTCGCTTGCCCAGCGGCTCTACAATGTGGTTTGGCCGGGTGATTCCAccactactcctaaggggtgggtTTTCCCAAACAATGGCCAGCCTCTGAGGGTTGGTGTCCCAATGAAACCAAGCTTTAAGGAATTAGTGGCAGGTGGAAAGGGCCCTGATAATGTGACTGGTTATTGCATTGATATATTCAACGCAGCAATTAAACTGCTTCCTTACCCAGTTCCATGCCAATTCATAACAATTGGGGATGGCAGAAAGAATCCTAACTATGATGACATTATTAATATGGTTGCTGCCAAT TCCCTTGATGCAGCTGTAGGCGACTTTGCTATTGTGAGAAACAGAACAAAGATTGCAGAATTCACACAGCCTTATATTGAGTCAGGGCTTGTGATAGTAGCACCAGTGAAACAAGCAACTTCAAGTGCCTGGGCTTTCCTTAAACCGTTCACATTGGAGATGTGGTGTGTAACAGGTGCTCTTTTTATTTTTGTGGGGATAGTTGTTTGGATTCTTGAGCATCGGAGTAATGAGGAGTTTCGAGGCTCTCCACGACGACAACTTATAACAATATTTTG GTTTAGCTTCTCAACAATGTTCTTTTCACACA GACAGAACACTGTAAGCGCGCTTGGGCGATTTGTGTTGATCATATGGTTGTTCGTTGTGCTGATCATCAATTCAAGTTATACTGCTAGCTTGACGTCAATCCTCACAGTCCAACAGCTCGCATCAGGAATAACTGGGATCGACAGTTTGATTTCAAGTGGTTTACCTATTGGATATCAGGATGGAAAATTTACCAGAAATTACCTGATTGAAGAGCTCAATATTCCTGAGTATCGATTGGTACCACTAAATACGATCCAGGAGTATTCTGATGCCCTTAAACGTGGACCAAAAGATGGCGGTGTTGCTGCAATTGTTGATGAGATGCCATATGTTGAGATCTTCCTGTCATACCACTGCAATTTCGGAATAGTGGGACAGGAGTTCACCAAGGAGGGATGGGGCTTT GCATTCAAGAGAGACTCCCCCCTTGCTGCAGACTTATCAACAGCCATCCTTCAACTCTCAGAGAGTGGACAGCTTCAGAGAATTCACGACGAGTGGTTCACACGGCCTAGTTGCTCCTCTGATGACAGCGAAGTGGGAGCAACCAGGCTTGGCCTCGGAAGCTTTTGGGGCCTTTTCCTCGTGTGTGCCCTGATATGTCTCTTGGCTCTGGTGGTGTTTTTCATACGAATATGGTGGCAGTATAACAAGTACTCCAATTCTGAAGCTGCTGGTGAGCCCAGTGCAGCAGcaacagctgcagctgcagcagatgctgctgctgctgctgctgccactgaTGCTGTGGAAAGACAGCGGAGGCCATCACGCCTTGGCAGCTTCAAAGAGATTATACAGTTTGTCGACAAGAAGGAGGAGGAAATTAAGAGAACGATGAAACGAAGATTAAGCGAGAAAGATAACCAAGCTGCAGGATCCTCAGATAAAGATAACCAAGCTGCAGGATCCTCAGATGCTCATTCAGTGCCTTCAGCATAG
- the LOC136526483 gene encoding uncharacterized protein: MQEINSVAFLRLLRPSTRGVGVYIGIAFAKLFGMRGSATIFGNFTNIASAKKHLLAFAKQLCRRTFGKTMITSLHQRDGMRGFIDTFIVYNNIASVKQLLQYGSRTSIDTFDTKFYNTFVDVYIGKLGLPGFFACASDGSQLDRSVPCARAQSARRRPTSRADHRPSLCLAWPPWTAAIAYKTDHQSFLSSSGDTPRPSPFFLSFRFLPIKVAKKAAAIDPPPDENIVEEQNQEEDRVQVEEIADHLPSPPLASPPPLASKPPAYDINRLPYDPGERLPIEDYLVNDQDAIRRAYITKGACKPYIHDFPYRNIGGVPRRFSIQWLYNYEWLEYSVKKDSAFCFICYLFKKGSGSKTFIVDGWNNWNIGNTALLKHSGSRAHKAAQERYIGFMNPKVAIDYNIDKWSEEELRLYKKRLIYSLRCIKFLLHQGLAFRGHDESEESSNRGNFIELLKFLAGNSEQVNKYVLNNAPEQLALCLRYVDKLGRPCEHFIGVVHVDDTTSLSLKKAIEVLLVSNGLSMQQIRGQGYDGASNMKGDIKGLKTLIMQESPSAYYIHCFAHQLQLVLVAVAKGNTDCKTFFDQVSILLNIVGVSCKRHDMLRNARLENVKKALECGDLESGSGLNQEMGLPRPGDTRWGSHYKTICSIITIYFSIHDVLIELGADNAYKEDWTKIHFVLGAFETFEFVFFVHLMYVILGYTNELSECLQRRDQDILNAISLVNVAKSRMQELRSNGWDNFLQKVTSFCVKHGVEVPAMDGAYVPYGKSARYARARNQTNDDHFRREVYIGVIDQISQELDNRFDEINMELLSCMSAFSPSNSFASFDARKVRRLAEFYPKDFSNNDLLKLELQLDNYINDMRQDAIFQELDNIVDLSVKLVETKRHKVYDMVYLLLKLILLLPVATASVERVFSALVIVKTKSRNKIGDTVLDDCLVIFIERDIFFQVNEDDIMETFMSLRKRRINK; encoded by the exons ATGCAGGAGATCAACTCAGTTGCATTTTTACGACTTCTTCGGCCTTCGACACGCGGCGTCGGCGTCTATATAGGCATCGCCTTCGCCAAGCTCTTCGGCATGAGGGGCTCCGCAACCATCTTCGGTAACTTCACCAACATCGCCTCCGCCAAAAAACACCTTTTGGCCTTCGCCAAGCAGCTTTGCAGGAGGACCTTCGGCAAAACCATGATAACTAGCCTCCACCAACGCGACGGCATGAGGGGCTTCATCGACACCTTCATCGTGTACAACAACATCGCCTCTGTCAAACAACTTTTGCAATATGGCTCAAGAACCTCCATCGACACCTTCGACACCAAGTTCTACAACACCTTCGTCGACGTCTACATCGGCAAACTTG GACTTCCAGGTTTCTTCGCGTGCGCTAGCGACGGCTCCCAGCTCGACCGCTCGGTGCCGTGCGCCCGTGCCCAgagcgcccgccgccgccctacCAGCAGAGCAGATCATCGCCCGTCGCTTTGCCTGGCCTGGCCGCCCTGGACTGCCGCCATCGCCTACAAGACTGATCACCAGTCCTTCCTCAGTTCCTCAGGTGATACTCCCCGTCCATCCCCGTTCTTCCTTAGTTTCAGGTTTCTTCCGATC AAAGTAGCAAAGAAGGCGGCTGCTATTGACCCACCTCCGGATGAAAATATTGTGGAAGAGCAGAATCAAGAAGAAGATagagtacaagttgaagaaattgCAGATCATTTGCCCTCGCCCCCGCTAGCATCACCGCCACCGCTCGCATCAAAGCCGCCGGCGTATGACATCAATCGCCTACCATATGATCCAGGTGAAAGGCTGCCTATTGAAGATTATCTtgttaatgatcaagatgcaatcCGTAGAGCATATATTACTAAAGGTGCTTGCAAACCTTATATACATGATTTTCCATACCGAAACATTGGAGGCGTACCTCGTCGATTCAGTATACAATGGTTGTATAATTATGAGTGGCTTGAATATAGTGTCAAGAAGGATTCTGCATTTTgcttcatatgctacttgttcaaGAAGGGCAGTGGGTCAAAAACTTTTATTGTTGATGGATGGAATAATTGGAATATAGGAAACACAGCACTTCTCAAACATTCTGGTTCTAGGGCACATAAAGCAGCTCAAGAGAGGTACATTGGTTTTATGAATCCCAAGGTAGCAATTGATTATAACATTGACAAGTGGAGTGAGGAGGAGCTTCGTCTTTATAAGAAAAGATTGATATATTCACTTAGatgtatcaagtttcttttgcatcaaggattggcattccgtggacatgatgaaagtgaagagtcTAGCAACAGAGGCAACTTCATTGAACTTTTAAAGTTTCTTGCAGGAAATAGTGAACAAGTGAACAAGTATGTCTTGAACAATGCACCAG aacaactagctctttgcttgcgttatgttgataaacttggaaggccatgtgagcactttattggagttgttcatgTTGATGATACTACCTCTTTGTCACTTAAGAAAGCAATTGAAGTTTTACTTGTTAGTAATGGATTGAGTATGCAGCAGATTAGAGGTCAAGGTTATGATGGGGCtagcaatatgaaaggagatattaaaggGCTCAAaactttaatcatgcaagaatcaccttccgcttattatattcattgctttgcacatcaactccaactagtTCTTGTTGCTGTTGCCAAAGGAAATACTGACTGCAAGACTTTTTTTGATCAAGTATCTATCTTGTTGAACATTGTTGGGGTTTCTTGCAAGCGTCATGATATGCTTCGAAATGCTAGGCTTGAGAATGTCAAGAAAGCGCTAGAGTGTGGTGACCTTGAATCAGGGAGTGGATTAAATCAAGAGATGGGTTTGCCTAGGCCTGGTGACACTCGGTGGGGCTCTCATTACAAAACTATATGTAGCATCATCACTATATATTTCTCAATTCATGATGTgctcattgaacttggtgctgATAATGCATATAAGGAAGATTGGACAAAGATACATTTTGTGCTTGGAGCATTTGAAacctttgagtttgttttctttgtgCACTTAATGTATGTTATTCTTGGATATACAAATGAGTTATCCGAGTGCTTGCAGAGAAGGGAtcaagatattcttaatgcaatctcacttgttaatgtggcaaagaGCAGAATGCAGGAGTTGAGGTCTAATGGTTGGGATAATTTTCTTCAGAAGGTCACTTCTTTTTGTGTtaaacatggtgttgaagttcCTGCTATGGATGGTGCTTATGTGCCTTATGGAAAATCAGCACGGTATGCTCGTGCCcgaaaccaaacaaatgatgaCCATTTCCGAAGAGAAGTATAcattggtgtcattgatcaaattAGTCAAGAGCTTGATAATCGGTTTGATGAGATCAATATGGAGCTACTCTCTTGTATGTCAGCCTTCAGTCCTTCCAACTCCTTTGCTTCTTTTGATGCACGGAAGGTACGTAGATTGGCTGAATTTTATCCTAAGGACTTCTCCAACAATGATTTGTTAAAACTGGAATTGCAACTTGATAATTATATTAATGACATGCGACAAGATGCTATCTTTCAAGAGCTAGACAAcattgttgatctctcagttaagcttgttgaaacaaagaggcACAAAGTGTATGATATGGTGTACTTGCTTCTCAAATTGATATTGCTTTTACCAGTGGCAACTGCgagtgttgaaagggtattttctgcatTGGTTATAGTGAAAACAAAGTCAAGGAATAAGATAGGTGATACTGTTTTGGATGATTGTCTAGTCATATTTattgagcgggatattttcttCCAAGTTaatgaagatgatataatggagACATTCATGTCATTGAGAAAGCGACGGATAAACAAGTAA
- the LOC136528823 gene encoding glutamate receptor 3.4-like isoform X2, which translates to MAPLRVMLLRLALLAVAAVTVTAAGGARPSEVAVGALFTYDSTIGRAARLAIELAVDDVNADRTVLAGTQLNLLAQDTNCSGFLGTIEALQLMERNVVAVIGPQSSGIGHVISHVVNELHVPLLSFAATDPTLSASEYPYFIRTTISDYFQMNAIASIVDYYQWKEVTAIFVDDDYGRGGVSALGDALAAKRARISYKAAIPPNSNTDVVNDVLFKANMMESRVMVVHVNPDTGMRIFSVANKLQMMASGYVWIVTDWLAAVLDSSTSRDRKDMSHLQGLIVLRHHTPESDAKNKFISKWNNAARNRSITSGLNSYGFYAYDSVWVVARGIDQFLNSGQQINFSTDPMLHDSNGSTLHLSTLKIFDGGEQMLQQLLLTNFTGLTGPVQFNSDRNLVYPAYEILNIGGSSSRLIGYWSNYSGLSVAAPEILYQRPPNTSSLAQRLYNVVWPGDSTTTPKGWVFPNNGQPLRVGVPMKPSFKELVAGGKGPDNVTGYCIDIFNAAIKLLPYPVPCQFITIGDGRKNPNYDDIINMVAANSLDAAVGDFAIVRNRTKIAEFTQPYIESGLVIVAPVKQATSSAWAFLKPFTLEMWCVTGALFIFVGIVVWILEHRSNEEFRGSPRRQLITIFWFSFSTMFFSHRQNTVSALGRFVLIIWLFVVLIINSSYTASLTSILTVQQLASGITGIDSLISSGLPIGYQDGKFTRNYLIEELNIPEYRLVPLNTIQEYSDALKRGPKDGGVAAIVDEMPYVEIFLSYHCNFGIVGQEFTKEGWGFVCIQERLPPCCRLINSHPSTLREWTASENSRRVVHTA; encoded by the exons ATGGCCCCGCTCCGGGTGATGCTCCTCCGCTTGGCGCTGCTCGCCGTGGCCGCGGTCACGGTCACGGCGGCGGGCGGGGCGCGGCCCAGCGAGGTGGCCGTGGGCGCGCTCTTCACCTACGACTCCACCATTGGCCGCGCCGCGCGCCTTGCCAtcgagctcgccgtcgacgacgtCAACGCCGACCGCACCGTCCTCGCCGGGACACAGCTCAACTTGCTCGCCCAGGACACCAACTGCAGCGGCTTTCTTGGGACCATCGAAG CATTGCAGCTAATGGAAAGAAATGTGGTTGCTGTTATTGGCCCACAATCCTCCGGGATAGGCCATGTCATCTCCCATGTTGTTAATGAGCTACATGTACCTCTTCTATCATTTGCGGCTACAGATCCAACCCTTTCTGCATCAGAGTATCCGTACTTCATCAGGACAACCATAAGTGACTACTTCCAAATGAATGCCATTGCTAGCATTGTTGATTACTATCAGTGGAAAGAGGTGACTGCTATATTCGTTGATGATGATTATGGGCGAGGTGGTGTGTCGGCACTTGGTGATGCGCTTGCAGCAAAGAGGGCGAGGATTTCATATAAAGCAGCTATTCCTCCCAATTCAAATACAGACGTGGTCAATGATGTGCTGTTTAAAGCAAATATGATGGAATCAAGGGTCATGGTTGTGCATGTCAATCCTGACACAGGGATGAGAATATTTTCTGTTGCTAACAAGCTCCAAATGATGGCCAGTGGCTATGTCTGGATAGTAACTGATTGGCTAGCTGCTGTCTTGGATTCCTCGACGTCTAGAGATCGTAAAGATATGAGTCATCTTCAGGGACTAATTGTTCTTCGCCACCACACTCCTGAATCTGATGCCAAGAATAAGTTCATATCTAAATGGAATAATGCGGCTCGTAATAGAAGTATTACTTCTGGCTTGAACTCATATGGTTTTTATGCTTATGACTCAGTTTGGGTTGTTGCTCGTGGTATCGATCAATTTCTCAATAGTGGGCAGCAGATCAACTTTTCTACAGATCCAATGTTGCATGATTCTAATGGCAGCACTCTGCATCTATCAACTCTCAAGATATTTGATGGTGGTGAGCAGATGCTACAGCAACTTCTGCTCACAAATTTTACAGGCCTAACTGGTCCAGTCCAATTTAATTCAGATCGCAATTTGGTATACCCAGCATATGAGATCCTTAACATCGGTGGTTCTAGCTCCCGGTTGATTGGCTATTGGTCCAATTACTCAGGCCTCTCTGTTGCTGCTCCTGAAATTTTGTATCAGAGGCCACCAAATACTTCTTCGCTTGCCCAGCGGCTCTACAATGTGGTTTGGCCGGGTGATTCCAccactactcctaaggggtgggtTTTCCCAAACAATGGCCAGCCTCTGAGGGTTGGTGTCCCAATGAAACCAAGCTTTAAGGAATTAGTGGCAGGTGGAAAGGGCCCTGATAATGTGACTGGTTATTGCATTGATATATTCAACGCAGCAATTAAACTGCTTCCTTACCCAGTTCCATGCCAATTCATAACAATTGGGGATGGCAGAAAGAATCCTAACTATGATGACATTATTAATATGGTTGCTGCCAAT TCCCTTGATGCAGCTGTAGGCGACTTTGCTATTGTGAGAAACAGAACAAAGATTGCAGAATTCACACAGCCTTATATTGAGTCAGGGCTTGTGATAGTAGCACCAGTGAAACAAGCAACTTCAAGTGCCTGGGCTTTCCTTAAACCGTTCACATTGGAGATGTGGTGTGTAACAGGTGCTCTTTTTATTTTTGTGGGGATAGTTGTTTGGATTCTTGAGCATCGGAGTAATGAGGAGTTTCGAGGCTCTCCACGACGACAACTTATAACAATATTTTG GTTTAGCTTCTCAACAATGTTCTTTTCACACA GACAGAACACTGTAAGCGCGCTTGGGCGATTTGTGTTGATCATATGGTTGTTCGTTGTGCTGATCATCAATTCAAGTTATACTGCTAGCTTGACGTCAATCCTCACAGTCCAACAGCTCGCATCAGGAATAACTGGGATCGACAGTTTGATTTCAAGTGGTTTACCTATTGGATATCAGGATGGAAAATTTACCAGAAATTACCTGATTGAAGAGCTCAATATTCCTGAGTATCGATTGGTACCACTAAATACGATCCAGGAGTATTCTGATGCCCTTAAACGTGGACCAAAAGATGGCGGTGTTGCTGCAATTGTTGATGAGATGCCATATGTTGAGATCTTCCTGTCATACCACTGCAATTTCGGAATAGTGGGACAGGAGTTCACCAAGGAGGGATGGGGCTTTGTAT GCATTCAAGAGAGACTCCCCCCTTGCTGCAGACTTATCAACAGCCATCCTTCAACTCTCAGAGAGTGGACAGCTTCAGAGAATTCACGACGAGTGGTTCACACGGCCTAG